One genomic window of Methanosarcina acetivorans C2A includes the following:
- a CDS encoding phosphoserine transaminase, whose translation MKPTRVPKNPCFSSGPCAKHPGYSVEELKDTPFGRSHRSKPGKEKLAEAIKRTRDMLGLPDDYFVGIVPASDTGAFEMCLWSMLGCRGVDVLVWESFSKGWATDITKQLKLKDTRVFEAEYGKLPDLKKVDFKNDVVFVWNGTTSGVKVPNADWIPDDREGVTLCDATSAIFAMDIPYHKLDVITFSWQKVLGGEGAHGMLILSPRAVQRLESYTPAWPLPKIFRLTKGGKLNKDIFAGSTINTPSMLANEDWLATLKWAESVGGLKQLIRRTNENLAVFEAFVAKNNWIHFLAETKEIRSSTSVCFKVDLSDEKLKELIKTLEKEKVAYDIGSYRDAPSGLRIWCGATVEKEDLECLCEWIEWAYNLVK comes from the coding sequence ATGAAACCAACACGAGTTCCTAAAAATCCTTGTTTTTCTTCTGGACCCTGTGCCAAACATCCAGGGTATTCTGTTGAAGAGCTGAAGGATACACCTTTTGGCCGGTCACACCGGAGCAAACCTGGCAAGGAAAAATTAGCTGAAGCAATTAAAAGAACAAGAGATATGCTTGGACTTCCTGATGATTATTTCGTAGGTATTGTACCGGCTTCCGATACAGGCGCTTTTGAAATGTGCTTGTGGTCTATGCTGGGGTGCCGCGGGGTCGATGTTCTGGTTTGGGAATCTTTCAGTAAAGGATGGGCAACCGACATCACTAAACAGTTAAAATTAAAAGATACCCGAGTTTTTGAGGCAGAATACGGGAAATTACCAGATTTAAAGAAGGTCGATTTCAAGAATGATGTCGTCTTTGTCTGGAATGGGACTACCAGCGGAGTCAAAGTACCCAACGCCGACTGGATTCCCGATGACCGGGAAGGGGTCACGCTTTGCGATGCCACCTCTGCTATATTTGCTATGGATATACCCTACCATAAACTGGATGTCATTACCTTCTCCTGGCAGAAGGTTTTAGGTGGGGAAGGTGCACACGGGATGCTGATTCTATCTCCGCGGGCTGTTCAGCGCTTAGAAAGCTATACTCCTGCCTGGCCATTGCCCAAGATTTTCCGACTGACCAAAGGTGGCAAACTGAATAAGGATATTTTTGCAGGCTCTACTATTAACACCCCCTCCATGCTGGCTAATGAAGATTGGCTGGCAACACTAAAATGGGCAGAGTCTGTCGGAGGGCTCAAACAACTTATCCGGAGGACAAATGAAAATCTGGCGGTCTTCGAGGCATTTGTTGCTAAAAACAACTGGATACATTTCCTAGCGGAAACAAAAGAGATAAGGTCCAGTACCAGTGTCTGCTTTAAAGTTGATTTATCCGACGAAAAGCTTAAAGAACTGATTAAAACGCTTGAGAAAGAAAAAGTTGCTTATGACATCGGTTCTTACCGGGATGCCCCTTCAGGCTTGCGCATCTGGTGCGGTGCTACCGTCGAGAAAGAGGATTTAGAATGCCTCTGTGAATGGATCGAATGGGCTTACAATTTGGTTAAATAA
- a CDS encoding helix-hairpin-helix domain-containing protein, which yields MTAKRTVSIEKPLIALEDVDPADEKKILEFLNTVETAEEIAKTVEFPDEPDIGIKVAEKILAKKNKIGSFSNLKEVMNVKGVGPKRFTELVSAVSGKYEVAETERTYFKYLTAINPNYFGNLKESSFKAVKVMANKTTYEELKCVGFNPRFERVEAVIHIKKSSGYGGNLCSGGTPEYIRFYVDWDDTDTWEDLGEVSFKAYNISGDKPLEYAVSIPLDAKKKWCIKENLPKVRAILSWSTAPPADTPDFVPVWGNSLDAYIQIDALKFVLTKDILELEAVSIPENILELVDLEKEITLKEPEKLSLPKLLQLYKDKEVPGHRFGFSQIKNLLGKDTLSLGQKVAEKSGKNIIAASAVSLHDTLIDAGFELSVVPGIIEGLVPISSGDTTYEELKCIGLNTNLDELAGVIELKKSGGYSGGLCTAGSEEYVAFWADWGDGAGWTYVGTSVVNVHDIKNTPSGGLQYSVFLPVNLTGRRKPCSEGAKIVKIRAILSWEVAPPAWDPNYIPRWGNRRDTLIHIPPGPTVEEGDHTPYISVVGNMGIDDIDSSTGLATGTGLMAAFTANESPFGGVVTICGHIAFPPNTFTGSGMSAIPLKYRVFVRRSLPGEPWQQLTNSFNVKLVDQVGSSFTGPYNHTQKLDSDGYYTYLEDLEGNERRFVEGFVLAKWITSAPMDGLWEICMEAFDPVTLTTYPALNADGTDQIIRVMIDNTWPTPDLNITGYTRDGVTNPAEGCGAFRQGDIIHGSYSMKNNYIRSFYLRAEPLGPADGGELCVQPGTTPCTASSGWSLPPSVTRAYPSPVVSTTGEEGIWSLKTEEMDPCGYIMRLHGSDRTIVNSGPIGHYSGKSVGFCLLKKN from the coding sequence TTGACAGCTAAAAGAACAGTATCAATAGAAAAGCCCTTAATCGCACTTGAAGATGTGGATCCTGCGGACGAAAAAAAGATCCTTGAGTTTTTGAATACCGTTGAGACCGCAGAGGAGATTGCAAAGACCGTAGAATTTCCTGATGAACCCGATATCGGGATAAAAGTTGCTGAGAAAATACTTGCAAAAAAAAATAAGATCGGAAGTTTCAGTAATCTCAAAGAAGTTATGAATGTTAAGGGAGTGGGTCCAAAGAGATTTACTGAGCTGGTATCCGCCGTTTCAGGCAAATATGAGGTCGCTGAGACGGAGAGGACTTACTTTAAGTACCTGACCGCGATAAACCCCAATTATTTCGGGAACCTGAAAGAAAGTTCATTTAAAGCTGTAAAGGTGATGGCAAATAAGACCACCTACGAAGAACTGAAATGTGTAGGTTTTAACCCCAGGTTCGAACGGGTGGAGGCCGTAATACATATCAAAAAATCTTCCGGTTATGGCGGAAATCTCTGCTCCGGCGGAACCCCCGAATATATCCGCTTCTATGTGGACTGGGACGATACGGACACATGGGAAGACTTAGGGGAGGTCAGCTTCAAGGCTTACAATATATCCGGCGACAAACCCCTGGAATATGCTGTAAGCATCCCTCTTGATGCGAAGAAGAAGTGGTGCATAAAAGAAAACCTTCCGAAAGTACGGGCAATCCTGTCCTGGAGCACCGCTCCTCCTGCTGACACCCCGGATTTTGTACCGGTATGGGGAAACTCACTCGATGCATATATCCAGATAGATGCTCTCAAGTTTGTTCTCACAAAAGATATTCTTGAACTGGAAGCGGTCAGCATTCCGGAGAATATCCTTGAGCTGGTGGACCTTGAGAAAGAAATTACCCTCAAGGAACCCGAAAAGTTGAGTCTGCCAAAACTTCTCCAGCTATACAAAGACAAAGAAGTACCCGGACACAGGTTCGGATTTTCACAGATCAAGAACCTGCTCGGCAAGGATACGCTTTCTCTCGGGCAAAAGGTTGCGGAAAAATCCGGCAAAAATATCATTGCTGCCAGTGCCGTATCCCTGCACGATACCCTGATAGATGCAGGGTTTGAGCTTTCTGTAGTACCTGGCATCATTGAGGGACTCGTTCCGATATCCTCAGGGGACACGACATACGAGGAGCTGAAATGCATCGGCCTGAACACGAACCTGGACGAGCTGGCCGGTGTAATCGAACTCAAGAAGTCAGGCGGCTATTCCGGAGGCCTGTGCACTGCCGGAAGTGAGGAGTATGTGGCTTTCTGGGCAGACTGGGGAGACGGAGCCGGCTGGACATATGTGGGAACCTCAGTGGTGAACGTTCACGACATCAAAAATACCCCTTCGGGGGGACTGCAGTACTCCGTATTTTTGCCCGTGAACCTCACAGGCCGCCGCAAACCCTGCAGTGAGGGAGCAAAAATCGTTAAGATCCGGGCGATCCTTTCCTGGGAAGTGGCACCACCTGCATGGGACCCGAACTATATCCCCAGATGGGGCAACCGCAGGGATACGCTTATACATATACCCCCAGGCCCGACCGTCGAGGAAGGGGACCACACGCCTTACATCTCGGTTGTCGGCAATATGGGGATCGATGACATTGACAGCTCAACAGGGCTTGCTACCGGTACCGGGTTAATGGCTGCTTTCACCGCAAACGAAAGCCCGTTCGGTGGGGTGGTGACCATCTGCGGGCATATTGCATTCCCGCCAAATACCTTCACGGGAAGCGGGATGAGCGCAATACCCCTCAAGTACAGGGTGTTCGTACGCCGCAGCCTTCCGGGCGAACCCTGGCAACAGCTGACCAATTCCTTCAACGTCAAACTCGTAGACCAGGTGGGTTCCAGTTTCACCGGCCCCTATAACCACACACAGAAGCTTGATTCCGATGGGTACTACACATATCTTGAGGACCTGGAAGGAAACGAAAGGCGTTTTGTGGAAGGCTTTGTACTGGCAAAGTGGATTACGAGTGCCCCCATGGACGGGTTGTGGGAGATTTGTATGGAAGCCTTCGACCCCGTGACACTGACAACATATCCGGCGCTGAATGCGGATGGGACTGACCAGATCATAAGGGTTATGATCGATAACACATGGCCGACACCTGACCTGAACATTACCGGGTACACCAGGGACGGAGTTACAAACCCTGCAGAGGGATGCGGAGCGTTCAGACAGGGGGATATCATCCACGGCAGCTACAGTATGAAAAACAACTATATCCGCAGCTTCTACCTCAGGGCCGAACCTTTGGGCCCGGCGGATGGCGGCGAGTTGTGTGTCCAACCAGGCACTACCCCCTGTACGGCAAGTTCGGGCTGGAGCCTGCCTCCCTCGGTAACCCGGGCTTATCCGTCCCCGGTCGTCTCCACCACCGGAGAAGAAGGTATATGGTCACTGAAGACCGAAGAGATGGACCCTTGCGGTTACATAATGAGGTTGCACGGGTCTGACAGGACCATCGTCAACAGCGGCCCCATCGGACATTACAGCGGAAAAAGCGTTGGGTTCTGCCTGTTGAAAAAAAACTGA
- a CDS encoding trypco2 family protein, translating to MSENVGIQIDKIISKVKKAIREVEQQSYRSELGVKVEKLDLKLKTFNSKEGGLELKVPVVDLDLGLGGSISKEETHTIELTLIPVDDTRLFGVEDIEDNLVELIMGIEQGIKNALVDAPRFKLQKASVELNFVVNAGGEISIVAKGEKEIETTNNLKLYLTSAESVQFDSPTNYGTNLR from the coding sequence GTGTCTGAAAATGTTGGGATTCAAATCGACAAAATAATATCTAAAGTGAAAAAAGCAATCCGTGAAGTAGAACAGCAATCTTATAGATCCGAGCTGGGAGTTAAAGTTGAAAAGCTGGATTTGAAGCTAAAAACTTTCAATAGTAAAGAAGGCGGCCTGGAGCTGAAAGTACCGGTTGTGGATCTGGATCTTGGGCTTGGAGGAAGCATCTCAAAAGAAGAAACCCATACGATAGAACTTACCCTGATTCCTGTTGATGATACCCGGCTTTTCGGTGTGGAAGATATCGAAGATAATTTAGTAGAATTAATTATGGGAATAGAACAGGGGATAAAAAACGCACTTGTAGATGCTCCCAGGTTTAAACTTCAGAAAGCTTCCGTTGAACTCAATTTTGTAGTTAACGCTGGCGGTGAAATCTCAATAGTTGCTAAAGGAGAGAAGGAAATTGAGACGACAAACAATTTGAAGCTATATCTAACCAGCGCTGAATCTGTTCAGTTTGATTCACCTACAAATTATGGAACAAATTTGAGATAA
- a CDS encoding Ig-like domain-containing protein, protein MHKINGWSKFLLGVVAGAAIVYAAKKCLCNRSLPEAFKSLPFNFKQGQVPPKVKSIYPDRQTFAFRHDSPIWIEFDMPMNSASITKETVIVKSSASEEPVEGLLDSGSRIMMFRPYVDYPMDETGAEITITLLGSETGSGFIMDERGIALDGDDDGKAGGDFVFTYRLIK, encoded by the coding sequence TTGCATAAAATAAACGGTTGGAGCAAATTTCTGCTGGGGGTAGTTGCAGGGGCGGCAATTGTATATGCTGCTAAAAAATGTCTGTGTAACAGATCCCTTCCAGAGGCTTTCAAATCTCTACCCTTTAACTTCAAACAGGGCCAGGTTCCTCCTAAGGTAAAGTCAATTTATCCTGACAGGCAGACATTTGCTTTCAGGCATGATTCCCCGATCTGGATCGAATTCGATATGCCCATGAATAGTGCAAGTATTACGAAAGAGACTGTAATAGTCAAAAGTTCCGCATCAGAAGAGCCTGTTGAGGGATTACTGGATTCGGGGTCAAGAATCATGATGTTCCGCCCGTATGTGGATTATCCTATGGACGAAACCGGGGCTGAAATAACAATTACCTTGCTTGGAAGCGAAACCGGGTCCGGGTTTATAATGGATGAAAGGGGAATTGCTCTGGACGGCGATGACGACGGAAAAGCCGGAGGAGATTTTGTCTTTACTTACAGACTCATAAAGTGA
- a CDS encoding COR domain-containing protein: MTNERVMQLIREAYEKNLTTLDLSENQLTQLPSEITELKNLTTLNLSGNQLTQLPSEIGELKSLTSFDLSVNQLTQLPPEIGELKNLTILNVYRNQLIQLLPEITELKNLTTLDLSLNKLTQLPPEIGELNNLKTLYSSSNQLTQLPLEITKLKNLTELYLSSNLMIRLPLEITELKNLTTLNVYRNQLIQLPSKITELKNLKKLDLSRNQLAQLPPEIAELKNLTTLDLSRNQLAQLPPEIAELKNLTTLDLFENPLISLPPEIVSQGVKAIFTYLKQSKTTENNEAKLIVVGDGKVGKTCLAYRLINDEFLEDVQITEGINISKWEIPAPYSENRKIKLNIWDFGGQEIYHSTHQFFLTNRSVYLLVWNARITKDYTNIYYWLHTLEAFGEDSPIILVMSKMNESDDDLNLKDLKSKFLQIAGYVKIDSKDGKGISNLKEIICETVWNLPLMRVKWVDSWYEVRNELEGIGDNLILYDEFCEICRSRGLDAENIDILDGYLHDLGIILHFKDRIGLKNIVILKPEWATGAFYKILSAKSVLHNEGVLLQNELDRIWDKETYPSAVHSQLMELMNKFELAYELPDKKRYLIPELLPKNEPDYDWDDEENLYFYYSYDSFLPSGIITRTHA; this comes from the coding sequence ATGACAAATGAAAGGGTGATGCAGCTTATTAGAGAAGCTTACGAAAAGAACCTTACGACACTTGACTTATCAGAGAACCAGCTGACACAACTGCCATCCGAAATTACAGAACTTAAAAACCTTACAACACTTAACTTATCAGGAAACCAGCTGACACAACTGCCATCGGAAATTGGAGAACTTAAAAGCCTTACATCATTTGACTTATCAGTAAACCAGCTGACACAACTACCACCAGAAATTGGGGAACTTAAAAACCTTACCATATTGAATGTATATCGAAACCAACTGATACAATTGTTACCCGAAATTACAGAACTTAAAAACCTTACAACACTTGACTTATCTTTGAACAAGTTGACACAATTGCCACCCGAAATTGGAGAACTTAACAACCTTAAAACATTGTATTCATCTTCGAACCAGCTGACACAACTGCCACTTGAAATTACAAAACTTAAAAACCTTACAGAACTTTACTTATCTTCTAACTTAATGATACGACTACCACTCGAAATTACAGAACTCAAAAACCTTACAACACTTAACGTATATAGAAACCAGCTGATACAACTACCATCCAAAATTACAGAACTTAAAAATCTTAAAAAACTTGACTTATCTAGGAACCAGCTGGCACAATTGCCACCTGAAATTGCAGAACTTAAAAACCTTACAACACTCGACTTATCCAGGAACCAGCTGGCACAATTGCCACCTGAAATTGCAGAACTTAAAAACCTTACAACACTTGACTTATTTGAGAACCCTTTAATTTCACTTCCTCCAGAAATCGTTTCACAGGGAGTGAAAGCAATTTTCACTTACCTAAAACAATCAAAAACTACTGAAAACAATGAAGCTAAGCTAATAGTGGTTGGTGATGGGAAAGTTGGAAAAACATGTCTCGCTTACAGATTAATTAACGATGAATTTTTGGAAGATGTTCAGATCACCGAAGGAATAAATATATCAAAATGGGAAATTCCTGCTCCTTATTCAGAAAACCGTAAAATCAAGTTAAATATCTGGGATTTTGGAGGACAAGAAATCTATCATTCAACTCACCAGTTTTTTCTGACAAATCGCTCGGTCTATCTCCTTGTATGGAATGCTAGGATCACAAAAGACTACACCAATATTTATTACTGGTTGCACACTCTCGAGGCTTTTGGAGAGGACAGTCCTATAATCCTTGTAATGAGCAAGATGAACGAAAGTGATGATGACCTGAACTTGAAAGATTTGAAAAGCAAGTTCCTTCAAATTGCCGGTTACGTAAAGATTGACAGCAAAGATGGAAAAGGGATCAGCAATTTAAAAGAAATTATCTGTGAAACTGTCTGGAACCTTCCTCTAATGAGAGTGAAATGGGTGGACTCATGGTATGAAGTAAGAAATGAACTGGAAGGGATTGGAGATAATCTAATTTTGTACGATGAATTCTGCGAAATATGTAGATCTAGAGGTTTGGATGCCGAAAATATCGATATATTAGATGGATATTTGCATGATCTTGGGATAATTCTCCACTTTAAAGATAGAATAGGGCTAAAAAATATAGTAATTTTGAAACCGGAGTGGGCGACTGGAGCATTTTACAAAATATTGTCTGCAAAATCTGTTCTCCATAATGAAGGCGTGTTATTACAAAATGAATTAGACCGGATCTGGGACAAAGAAACATATCCATCAGCAGTTCACTCGCAACTAATGGAGTTAATGAATAAATTCGAACTTGCATATGAACTTCCTGACAAGAAAAGATATCTCATTCCCGAACTATTACCCAAAAATGAACCAGATTATGATTGGGACGATGAAGAAAATTTGTACTTCTACTATTCTTACGACTCATTTCTGCCTTCAGGCATAATTACCCGTACGCATGCATGA
- a CDS encoding Ig-like domain-containing protein: MGSVAGTAAGIVGGLVAGITLKYTYDKYIQEQQMHKKIKSLPRKVFRRGPAPVTVRAVYPDHQTFSHNMKSPIWVEFDAPIDSSTVTKDTVIVKSSVSDEPLDGFLDAGGRILMFRPHGKYPAENGKAKVSITLIGTDTGAGAITDVKGVSLDGDKDGQAGGDFEYKFNILK, encoded by the coding sequence ATGGGGTCAGTCGCGGGGACAGCCGCTGGAATTGTCGGAGGTCTGGTTGCCGGAATTACGCTGAAGTACACTTATGATAAATATATTCAGGAACAGCAAATGCACAAAAAAATCAAATCCCTTCCCAGGAAGGTGTTTAGACGCGGCCCGGCTCCTGTTACGGTGAGGGCTGTTTATCCGGATCACCAGACTTTTTCCCATAACATGAAATCCCCTATCTGGGTCGAATTCGATGCACCTATAGACAGTTCCACAGTTACGAAAGATACGGTAATAGTCAAAAGTTCGGTATCTGATGAGCCTCTGGATGGTTTTCTTGATGCGGGAGGGAGGATTCTTATGTTCCGGCCTCATGGAAAATATCCTGCAGAAAATGGCAAAGCCAAAGTTTCCATTACTTTAATAGGAACCGATACCGGGGCAGGAGCCATCACTGACGTAAAAGGTGTGTCTCTTGACGGAGATAAGGATGGACAAGCCGGGGGAGATTTCGAATACAAGTTCAATATACTTAAGTAA
- a CDS encoding hydantoinase B/oxoprolinase family protein: MSPKARWQFWIDRGGTFTDIVARSPDGKLITHKLLSEDPAHYKDAAMQGIRQILGLPKDAPLPAELIEAVKMGTTVGTNALLERKGERTVLAITQGFGDALRIGYQNRPDIFAQKIELPDQLYERVVEVSGRFGADGKELVSLDLESAKKELEAAYKSGIRSVAIVLMHAYRYPEHELKLGRLAREIGFTQVSLSHQASPLIKLVSRGETTVVDAYLSPILRRYVDMVQETLEERGAEIEGKEGEKEGIPEEESPEEENRGKNSPRLMFMQSSGGLIDADAFQGKDCILSGPAGGIVGAVATSLLAGAKKVITFDMGGTSTDVAQYSGEYERSLETEIAGVRLRSPMMRIHTVAAGGGSILHYEGGRFRVGPDSAGSDPGPASYRKGGPLTVTDCNVMLGKLQPEFFPSLFGPDGDQPLDSELVRRKFAEIAKEVSDKEVSDKEVSKNKVSGKDLPEKEVAEKDGSKKEISRGGSVRTPEQVAEGFLSVAVENMANAIKRISVQRGYNIKEYTLCCFGGAGAQHACRVADSLGVKRIFIHPYAGVLSAYGMGLADQRLIKESYVGAELSDGLIDKLKTVFARLEKEGLLMMFEQEVRKECITALFKAHMRYAGSDTQLVVDFADKDALRRGFEEAHKKRFGFVIEGKSIVVEAVSVETIGITERVSDPVLETEANPAFSPISAVQMYSYGEFHETPVFRREELKPGACISGPAILIEKNTTIIIEPGWEGEITERDHLLLHRKIPLPTHTAIGTEVDPVMLEIFNNRFMSVAEQMGYTLQNTAYSVNIKERLDFSCAIFDRHGNLIANAPHIPVHLGSMGECVKALILTQFQEMQAGDVYLINSPYNGGTHLPDITVVTPMFGNSGKILFYLASRGHHADVGGISPGSVPPGSRTIEEEGVLSEGMKIVKQGLFCEEKLKAWLNSGKYPARNPEQNMADLRAQVAANEKGLQELRRMVEEFSLETVEAYMNHVQDNAEEAVRRVIDRLSDGGFTYTLDDGSEIKVKVTIDRKNRGAKIDFTGTSPQLSNNFNAPASVCLAAVLYAFRTLVKSDIPLNAGCLRPLEIIIPEGSMLRPEYPAAVVAGNVETSQYIVDALFGALGTLAASQGTMNNFTFGNSDFQYYETICGGAGAGPGFSGTDAVHTHMTNSRITDPEILETRFPVLLEEFSIRQGSGGEGKFRGGNGVVRKLRFLKDMHAAILSSHRKLPPFGLNGGSPGECGKNTLICRDGTIIEIGGQAELKLESRDVFVIETPGGGGYGDKKAGEARKIVINSKKCWVKKEK, encoded by the coding sequence ATGTCCCCCAAAGCCCGCTGGCAGTTCTGGATAGACCGCGGAGGCACATTTACTGATATCGTAGCCCGCAGCCCTGATGGAAAACTGATAACACACAAACTTCTTTCCGAAGACCCTGCTCATTATAAAGATGCAGCCATGCAAGGGATACGCCAGATCCTCGGGCTTCCAAAAGATGCACCTCTGCCTGCAGAACTGATCGAAGCCGTAAAGATGGGCACAACCGTTGGCACAAATGCCCTCCTTGAACGGAAAGGGGAACGGACTGTTCTTGCTATAACGCAGGGGTTTGGAGATGCTTTAAGGATAGGGTACCAGAACCGCCCGGATATTTTTGCTCAGAAAATCGAACTCCCTGACCAGCTTTATGAAAGGGTCGTCGAGGTTTCCGGAAGGTTCGGAGCAGATGGAAAAGAGCTTGTGTCTCTGGACCTCGAAAGTGCAAAAAAAGAGCTTGAAGCAGCTTACAAATCCGGGATTCGCTCAGTTGCAATTGTCCTTATGCATGCCTACAGGTATCCCGAACATGAACTCAAACTCGGCAGGCTTGCACGGGAAATAGGTTTTACGCAGGTCTCCCTTTCCCATCAGGCGAGCCCGTTAATAAAACTCGTGAGCCGGGGGGAAACGACTGTTGTGGACGCCTATCTTTCTCCGATCCTCCGCAGGTACGTTGATATGGTCCAGGAAACTCTGGAAGAAAGAGGGGCAGAAATAGAAGGAAAAGAAGGCGAAAAGGAAGGAATCCCGGAAGAAGAAAGTCCTGAAGAAGAAAACAGGGGAAAAAATAGTCCAAGACTCATGTTTATGCAGTCCAGCGGTGGGCTTATAGATGCAGACGCTTTTCAGGGCAAGGACTGCATCCTCTCCGGGCCGGCAGGCGGAATTGTAGGTGCGGTTGCTACTTCTCTCCTGGCAGGGGCAAAAAAGGTCATCACTTTCGATATGGGGGGGACTTCCACGGATGTGGCTCAGTACAGCGGGGAATATGAGCGCAGCCTTGAAACCGAGATTGCAGGTGTTCGTCTGCGTTCTCCTATGATGCGCATCCATACCGTGGCTGCAGGCGGGGGTTCCATCCTTCACTACGAAGGAGGCAGGTTCAGGGTAGGCCCGGATTCGGCTGGATCGGACCCTGGACCGGCTTCGTACCGAAAAGGGGGACCTCTTACGGTTACCGACTGCAACGTCATGCTCGGGAAATTGCAGCCTGAATTTTTCCCGAGCCTTTTTGGACCCGATGGAGACCAGCCCCTTGACTCCGAACTTGTGCGCAGGAAATTTGCAGAGATTGCAAAAGAGGTCTCTGACAAGGAAGTATCTGACAAGGAAGTCTCCAAAAATAAAGTTTCTGGAAAGGATCTCCCCGAAAAAGAAGTCGCTGAAAAGGATGGCTCTAAAAAAGAAATTTCAAGAGGAGGCAGTGTTCGGACCCCTGAGCAGGTAGCAGAAGGTTTTCTTTCGGTTGCAGTCGAGAATATGGCAAACGCTATAAAGAGAATCTCGGTCCAGCGGGGGTACAACATAAAAGAATATACTCTCTGCTGCTTTGGAGGAGCCGGCGCCCAGCACGCCTGCAGGGTTGCAGACAGCCTAGGGGTAAAAAGGATCTTCATCCACCCTTATGCAGGCGTACTTTCGGCATACGGGATGGGGCTTGCAGACCAGAGGCTGATAAAAGAGAGTTACGTAGGAGCCGAACTTTCCGACGGGCTGATAGATAAATTAAAGACGGTATTTGCCAGGCTTGAAAAAGAAGGCCTCCTTATGATGTTTGAACAGGAAGTGCGGAAGGAGTGCATTACTGCCCTCTTTAAGGCCCATATGCGTTATGCGGGATCGGATACTCAGTTAGTTGTGGATTTTGCGGATAAGGACGCACTCAGGAGAGGGTTTGAAGAAGCCCACAAAAAACGTTTCGGCTTTGTGATAGAGGGAAAATCCATTGTCGTTGAAGCCGTTTCCGTGGAGACCATAGGGATTACTGAAAGGGTCTCTGATCCTGTACTGGAAACCGAAGCAAACCCTGCCTTTTCTCCGATCTCGGCAGTTCAAATGTACAGCTATGGGGAATTTCATGAGACTCCCGTTTTCCGAAGAGAAGAACTCAAACCGGGGGCCTGCATAAGCGGGCCTGCGATTTTAATTGAGAAAAATACGACCATTATTATCGAACCCGGCTGGGAAGGAGAGATTACGGAACGAGACCATCTCCTCCTGCACCGGAAAATTCCTCTCCCGACCCATACCGCCATAGGGACGGAAGTTGACCCTGTAATGCTCGAGATTTTCAATAACAGGTTCATGTCCGTTGCCGAGCAGATGGGCTACACTCTGCAGAACACAGCCTACTCGGTAAACATAAAAGAGAGACTGGACTTCTCCTGTGCGATTTTCGACAGGCACGGCAACCTTATAGCAAATGCCCCTCACATCCCCGTGCACCTGGGTTCCATGGGGGAGTGCGTAAAAGCCCTTATCCTGACACAATTTCAGGAAATGCAGGCAGGAGACGTCTACCTGATAAACTCCCCGTACAACGGGGGTACCCATCTCCCGGACATTACGGTTGTTACTCCAATGTTTGGCAATTCCGGAAAGATTCTGTTTTATCTGGCTTCCCGGGGCCACCATGCCGATGTGGGAGGAATAAGCCCGGGCTCCGTACCTCCGGGCAGCAGGACCATTGAGGAAGAAGGAGTGCTGAGCGAGGGCATGAAAATAGTCAAACAGGGTCTTTTCTGCGAAGAAAAGCTGAAAGCCTGGTTGAACTCGGGAAAATACCCTGCAAGAAACCCGGAACAGAATATGGCTGACCTCCGGGCACAGGTAGCCGCAAATGAAAAAGGGCTCCAGGAACTGCGCAGGATGGTTGAAGAATTCTCCCTTGAAACCGTTGAAGCTTACATGAACCATGTGCAGGATAACGCCGAGGAAGCCGTAAGAAGAGTTATTGACAGGCTTTCCGATGGAGGATTCACCTATACTCTCGATGATGGGAGTGAAATTAAAGTGAAGGTCACAATTGACCGCAAGAACCGGGGTGCAAAAATTGACTTTACCGGGACCTCCCCCCAGCTTTCAAACAACTTCAATGCCCCTGCCTCGGTCTGCCTGGCTGCCGTTCTCTACGCTTTCCGGACCCTTGTAAAAAGTGACATCCCCCTTAATGCGGGTTGTCTAAGGCCACTTGAAATTATCATCCCCGAAGGTTCCATGCTCAGGCCGGAATATCCTGCAGCAGTTGTTGCAGGCAATGTTGAGACCTCGCAGTACATTGTTGATGCCCTGTTCGGAGCCCTTGGCACGCTGGCGGCTTCCCAGGGAACCATGAACAATTTCACTTTCGGAAATTCGGACTTCCAGTACTATGAAACCATCTGTGGAGGAGCAGGGGCAGGTCCCGGTTTTTCAGGGACTGATGCTGTCCATACTCACATGACCAATTCGAGAATCACCGACCCTGAAATCCTTGAAACAAGGTTCCCGGTTTTGTTAGAGGAATTTTCCATCCGGCAGGGAAGCGGAGGAGAAGGTAAATTCAGAGGCGGAAATGGGGTTGTCCGAAAACTCAGGTTCCTTAAGGATATGCATGCCGCCATTCTTTCAAGCCACAGGAAACTCCCTCCCTTCGGGTTAAATGGGGGCAGTCCCGGGGAGTGCGGGAAGAACACGCTTATTTGCAGGGATGGAACAATTATCGAGATTGGAGGACAGGCTGAATTAAAGTTAGAAAGCAGAGATGTATTCGTTATCGAGACGCCGGGAGGTGGGGGGTATGGTGACAAAAAAGCCGGGGAAGCCAGAAAAATAGTGATCAACAGTAAAAAGTGTTGGGTCAAAAAAGAAAAATAA